A window of Tatumella citrea genomic DNA:
CAAACCAGACTGCCCCAGATAACGTTTAATCCCGGGTAACTGCTGATTCAGAGCCGCCATATCACGATCCTGGAGCCTGCCCTGACGGCGGAAACTCACTACCTGAGCGGTTCCTCCCAGCCCACGTGCATCAGCGCCATCCCATAAGGCGAACAAAATATGGCAGCGTTCGGCCAGATACATACCGGCTTTGGCATATTGCAGATCGCGATAGATAGCCCCGCGGGGATTGCTGGTATCACTGATCATCGGCTCTGAACCCGGTACTACCGTATCAATGCAATAACTATCACCGGTTCTGAGGGCGTAGTTATACAGTTCCCGGAATTCCGTGACACTGTCTGATGAATTGTCGTCAGAAATAAAATCTTTTTCATATTCCTGCTGGTTGAAGGGCAATACCACATGCAGCGGAATTCCTTTTTTCATGGCGACCTGTGCAAACAGGCGGTCTGCACCTTCTGCCAGAGAAGAGAGTGCCAGCAGTGGAGAGTCAGGATAACGGAGCGTGATGGCACTGATTTCCTGCTCAATCAGCAACAGCAACTGATCGCTATCCTGGACATCACGGTGTCCGGTCACACCGATAGTAATGGGTAAAGCAGAGGATTTGATTATCATGGTCAGCTATAGTGAAACATGTAGATATATTTGAATATACCTTCAAATATTTACCAGATAAACCATTAACATTTATTACCGTCAGCCATCCGGACAGAGGAAATTTCGCTGTAATACTGCGGCGGGTTCCCTGATTATTACTACAAGCCGAAAAGCATTGAAAAAGGGAAGCACAAGGCAAAGCGGGGGGGGTAATACGGAAAAGCAAAAGCCGCCCTGAGGCGGCCCTTTGCACTGTACAGAAACTCTGTTATTTACTCAGTTCGGCCGTCATATGCACCTGGTTACCGTAGTGAGCTTCGGTGATGCTGTAACTGCTACCTGCAGCTTTGGCCTGGGCGGCAATTTTCGCTTCGGCACCGTCCAGAGTCGAGGCGGTCGCGGTAACTGTCTGGGCAAACGCACCGGCTGAAATGACAGATAACAGAGCAATAGCAGCAATATTTTTGATGGTTTTCATGGTTGTTTCCTCAGCATAAATGGGTTGGTGTGGGACGTTCTGTCCCGATGAAATTTATGCTACGCCCGGAAAGGGTCAGTGAATAGCTAAGCTTATTGTTGTATCGAATCAAAAAAACTGAACATCAAATATCAACCCTGATCCTTTTCTAAAAAATATTGCGAACCTGCTATACAGGCCCGCAATACCTGAATAATCAGCCTGCTATTTATTCCCAGTGGTTACTCAATATTTTTTCCCAGAAACTCATGAATAACCGGAATAATTTCTCTGCTATGGGTCTCCATCGCGAAATGGCCAGTATCAAAGAAGCGAATGTCTGCATCAGGAATGTCACGTTTCCATGCCAGTGCCCCTGCCGGAAGGAAAAATGGATCGTTCTTACCCCAAACGGCTAACAATGGGGGGTGATAATCACGGAAATACTGTTGAAAAGCAGGATACATTGCCACATTAGTGGCGTAGTCCAGTAGAAGGTCCAGTTGAATCTCTGCGATCCCGGGCCGCAAAATTTGTAACCCCTCCAGGGTATATCCATCAGGTGAAATTGAGCTTGTGTCAGTAACCCCTTCAAAGTATTGCCATTGAATTGATGCCGGTGTCGGGAAGTCATGCAGGTCATTCCGGTTCTGCTGTGTGGGGGCGTGCCAGTATTTACGAATAGGTGCCCAGCCTTCACCCAGTCCTTCCTCATAAGCGTTACCGTTCTGAGAAACAATAGCGGTCACCCGTTCCGGATGCGCTATTGCCAGACGCCAGCCTATTGGGGCTCCGTAGTCGTGCACCACAAGTGCATAACTATCAAGCATAAGTTGCTCAGTGAATTGTCCGATAGTCTCCGCTAACTGGCTGAAAGTATAAGAATACTCATTAGCGGAAGGAGCTTCAGTAAAGCCGAACGCTGGCAGATCGGGGGCAATGACGTGATAGCGGCTGGCAAGTACGGGGATAAGATCGCGGAACATGAAAGATGAGGCGGCAAACCCGTGAAGTAGCAATATTGTTGGCGATTTTGGATTCCCGGCTTCGCGGTAGAAAATTCGGACATTATTCACTTGCTCATAACGGTAATTCACCTGATTCTCCTTAGAGGTGCCGTGTGACGGGTTGTTAAGCTGACATGTGGCAGCTGTGACGATATTTAGATCAGAAACAGACATAATGATTCCTTGTAACCTTTAAAGTGATTGTTTGAAGGTTACATTACTTTTTGGTAACCTGACAAATAAATTTATTAGGTTACCTGAGACCATGACTTCTGAATGTTCTGTTACCGATGCCCCGTTTCTCGGGGATAATTTGGCGCTCGATTTTATTAATAGTGAGTACATGGTTGATGGCCAGCGTCAGGACAGCCTGACCAGTGAACAAAGTGTTGTCAGCTGGCTGGAACGTGCCGGGGTACTGCACAATATCAATCAGCAGCTTCCTGAGGGATTGCTGGCTGAAGCGCGCGAGTTTCGTGATACCGCAAGGATGATTGTCCACGCCGCGATGAATAGTATCCCGGTGGATTTGACCGTCATTAACCGGGTGCTGTTAACTGGCCAACCGGTGACGAAGCTTGAATGGGACGGCGATATGCAGCAATTCCGGACGGCGGTTAATCAGACATCCGATAGTCCGTCCGGCCTTCTCTGGCCGGTTGCTGACGCTCTGGTGAGTCTGGTGACCAGTGACAAATTCAGGTTCGTGCGTCAGTGTGAAGCTGATGACTGTATCCTGCTGTTCCATGACCTGAGCAAATCTCATCGCCGGCGTTGGTGTAGCATGGCAACCTGCGGTAATCGAATGAAAGTGGCAGCCTTCCGTTCCAGAAAGAAACCTGTCTAAGAGGTTACCCGGAAGATATGGCTGGCTTGTGAATGGCTGCACAATCAAAACCTGAGTGCTAACACTCTCTGAACTTGTTGATTTTAGGGAGAATTTCTGGGGCTCACATACTCTGGCTGTTGTTAGCGTCGTGATTGAGCAGTGTGATTGAAATCTAACGATATCACCGGCAATGGCCGGCCAGGGAGAAAGGTGTGGTTGCCAACAGCAAAAGCCGCCCTGAGGCGGCCCTTTGCACTGTACAGAAACTCTGTTATTTACTCAGTTCTGCAGTCATATGCACCTGGTTACCGTCATGTGCTTCGATAATATTGTAGCTGGCGCCTGCAGCTTTGGCCTGAGCGGCAATTTTCGCTTCAGCACCGTCCAGAGTAGAAGCAGTAGCGGTGACAGTCTGGGCAAATGCACCGGCAGAAATTACAGATAACAGAGCAACTGCAGCAATTTTTTTGATAGTGTTCATGGTTATTTCCTCAGTCTGAATTAGTTGGTATGGAACGTTCTGTTCCGATGAAAGTGATGCTACGCCTGTCACTGGTCGGTGAATAGCTAAGCTTATTGTTGTATCGGTTCAAAAAAACTGAATAAATTTTCAACAGATCAGCCAGAGATCAGATTTCGCCTGACAATGACCGTTATGTTGGCGCTTTAATCAGGAAATAAACCACCGCGCCGCCAGCTACCAGACCAGTTGCCGCCAGCAGGAGTGCAGGCTCCAGTGAACCAAAAGCCATCACACTTGCAGAAGAGACCAGCGGGCCAGGCAACTGGCCGGTGGCGTAACCTGCAGTCAGTGTTCCGACATTTTTAGAAACCGAACCGCTGGAGATCTCACGTGCCAGACGCATACTGAGCTGCATAATGGACAGGAATCCCAGCCCGGTAAGAATGGTGGAGATCAGCAACCCGCTGGTGCCGGTGATAACTACCGATGCCGCAACACCTACCCCCTGCAGCACCATAGCCAGAGCGAGACTGATACGGGTGTCAGAGACCCCGGCAAACAAAATAACCAGTATCACGCCGACGACTGCGGAAAGTCCGAACAGTGGCCAGAAGAATGCTGCCAGAGCGCCGTGTTGAAACAACGCATGAGCCATCTGTGAAAGGAAGGTTGCCGGCAAAATATAACCAAACCCCGCCAGGCTGTAAGTCAGCAGTAACAGGCGCAAATTAGCTCCCATCCGTTCACCACTGGCAGTGTTTCTGGCCACCGGCAGACTACGGGGCAGGCTGCCAAAAATCAGCAGGGTCGCGACCAGCGCGATGCCGCCATACAGATACCATGCATCAGAAGAATCAAACTGCCAGCGACCGGCAATCCAGGCCAACAAACCGGTCAGTGTGATACCAATACCCGGTCCGGTAAAAACCGCTGCCGACATGCGGGGTGAGCGGTTACCCGCCAGCACCAGTTGCGTCCATGAGGTGATAATAATCAGTGACCAGGCACCACCAATGCCGGACAGAAAGCGGAACAGGCATTGCAGAGCCATCGAAGAGGTAGTTCCTGACAGCAGGGTGACAGCAATGGTCAGAACCAGCCCGCTTTTCAGATACAGAGTATGCTGACTGCGAATCCGGCTGGCATGCAGTGCGCCAAGTAAATACCCGACATAATTCATCGCCGCCAGCAGCCCGGCACTGGTGAGGGTAATAATCCCGTCATGGATCATTAACGGTATCTGTGGTGTCAGTGAAAAACGGCCAATCCCCATCACGGTGATCAGCGTAATAATTCCTGTCAGCATGGTACGGAGACTACCGCTCTGTAGCCCGGGTGAATTCCCCTGAGAAGGATTGCGCTGTGATAACATAAAATCTCCTGCCATGAGGCAATAAATGGTGTTCGGGCGCCATACCAGGCCGGATATTCAGGTAAAAAAATGGGGCGATTTATCCTATGACCACTGGTCACAGGCAGGAGAAATCAATGTCGCGTAACGATGATGTGAAAGATTTTTTGACCAGGCGCCGTGCCGCTATCGACCCTGCTGAATACGGGTTTCCGGTCGGTCAGCGCCGTGTGCCAGGTTTGCGGCGTGAGGAAGTTGCCCAACTGGCCGCGGTCAGTGTCAGCTGGTACACCTGGCTGGAACAGGGGCGGGATATCAGTATTTCTCAACCAGCATTGCTCAGAATAGCCAGAGTTCTCAGACTGACTCCGGCAGAACAGGATTACCTGCAGGCTATTGTACCCGGGAGCACTCCGTCAGCGGCAAATACCACCGAGGTACCGACAGCGATAGCCATTATGGTTGATGCGTTATCACCGCATCCGGCTTTTGTCCGGCTGGCAAATATGGATATCGTTTACTGGAATCAGGCATCACTGGAGATTATTTTCGACTGGTCGGCGATCGACAGTCAGGATCGCAACTCACTGAAACTGATGTTTATTAATCCGGAATACAAAACAATTATCTATGACTGGCAGGATGCTGCCCGACGTACGATTTCGGCCTTCAGAGCTAATTATGCCGAAGCAGAAGATAAGCAGAGCTTTGCGCAGATTGTCACTGATTTGCAGAACAGAAGTCAGGAGTTTAAGGAGATGTGGGAGCAGCACGAGGTAAGTATTATCGGCTCCGGTCACAAAACGATTGTCGGTAAAGATCACCGGATCAAAAAATATAATTTTACCTCGCTGCGGGTGGAAGATACCCCCGGCATGAATGTGATTTTCTACCACGAAGCAGACCTGCAACATTGATTACTGGCGGGAGCGGCTGGCTGGCAGGTTGCCGAAACAGCAGAGTTAAGGCAGATTAATTAAATCTCTGTCGCATAAGATAAACTAACGATGAAGCTTAACTACTCCTTTCTCGAAACCTTTATGGAGATTATTCGCTGCGGGACCTTTGAAAAGGCTTCCGGCAAACTGCATATCACTCCTTCTGCAGTCAGCCAGCGTATCCGTGCTCTTGAAGAACTGATGGGCCAGGTACTTATTATCCGTGGCAGTCCATGTAAAGCGACCCGCTCGGGGCAGGAACTCTATCGTTATGCTGAAAAAATAGAACTGCTGGAGAACGATTTTTTACTGAACCAGCAGGAACAACACCGTGAAAAGGCAGTGATTGCGGTGAACGCCGACTCGGTAGATGGCTGGTTTTTAAGTGTTATCGAAACAGTTCATCGGGAGCACGCGATTATTATCGATGTGCGGGTTGAGGATCAGGATTTCAGTGCCTCGTTATTGCAAAGTGGCGAAGTGATGGCCGCTGTCAGTGCCGACCCGACATTACTGCAGGGCTGTAAAACCGAATTTCTGGGAACGATGCGCTATAAAGCCTGTGCCTCTGTGGAATTTTATCAGCATTATTTTAGCCACGGAGTCACTGCCGAAACGCTAAACCAGGCACCGGTGATGATGTTTAATCATAAAGATGATTTACAGAATAAGTTTATCCGTAGCTTCACCAGCCATGAGATCTCACCACCATTACAGTTTGTTCCTTCAACCTATGCCTACCTGCAGGCGATTGTTCGCGGATTAGGCTGGGGAATGCTGCCGGAACATCTGTCTGCTCCTTTGCTGGCCGACGGTAGCCTGGTAGAACTGGCTGAGGGTTTTCCGGTAGATACCCCCTTATACTGGCATCGCTGGAGCCTGAAACTTCAGTTGCTGGAAAAATTAACCCGTTGCGTGCATACCGTGGCCCGGGAAGAGCTGCATCAGGACTGACAGGGCGTCTTCCTGCGGTGGTCCGGAGAATCCACTGCGGTTTCCCTCTTATATTGTCCACTTATCCGTGACAGTAATTACTATTTCACCATATTGATGGTTATCGTGATTTACAATAATCTGAATACATCGACAGGGCACTGGCCTGTCTTACTAAATTCAGAGGATAACATCATGATTGAACAACGACTGTCAGAAAAACGCGGACTGGGTGATCACGGTTGGTTGTACTCACGTCATACCTTTTCGTTCGCAAATTACTGGGATCCACAACAGACCGGCTTTTCTGATCTGCTGGTCATTAACGATGATCAGGTGGCTGAAGGTCGTGGTTTTGGTGCCCATCCTCACAGCAACATGGAAATCATCTCTTATGTGCTGGAAGGTGCTCTGGAACATAAAGATTCCATGGGAACCGGATCGGTGATTGTCCCGGGTGATGTGCAGTTAATGAGTGCCGGTACCGGGGTAACTCACAGCGAATTTAACCATTCGCGGCAGGAAGGCGTGCATTTCCTGCAAATCTGGGTTGTTCCGGCTGAAAAAGGGACTGCTCCTGGCTATCAGCAGGTATCGGTCGGGGAAGCCGACAAACGGGGTCAGTTTAAACTGATTATTTCTCCGGATGGCGCCGGCGAATCGCTGAAAATCAAACAGGATGTCCGTATTTATGCCGGACTGTTTGATGGTGATGAACAGCAGACTGTCACGCTGCCTGAGGATCGTTATGCCTATATTCACGTTGCCCGCGGAAGTATTACGGTGAACGGCGTGAAATTCGCTGCCGGTGACGGTGCCCGGGTTCGTAATGAAACCACACTGAGTTTTACCGGGGGTGAACAGGCGGAAGTGTTGCTGTTTGACCTGCGTCCGGTTGAAGTGAATCATCCGACCCGCTAAAACTTCTGGTTATCTGAGTCGCCAGTAACAGCCATACCCCCGGGTATGGCTGTTTTTTTTGCCAGCTAACCTTCTCCGGCAACAGTCGTCGCTGTGGCTCAGAGGGTTTTCAGGAAATCCAGCAAGTCGTGGTTCAGTTGTTTTGCATGAGTAACCGCAAAGCCATGAGGACCGTTCTCGTAGACTTTTAGAGTAGCATTACTGATAGTCTCTGCGGCAACCTTACCTGTCGCTTCAAACGGCACGACCTGGTCGTTACTGCCGTGGATCACCAGGGTGGGGACATCGATTTTTGCCACATCAGAACGGAAGTCAGTTTCAGAGAACGCAGTCACGCAATCGACAGTGCCCTTAAGTGATGCCAGCAAGGCAATATTCAGGGTCTGGGTCAGCACGCCATCCGAAACATTCTGTCCCGCATTGGTACCGTAGAATGGAGTGGCAAAGTCGCTGATAAACTGTGCACGGTCATTAAGCAGCCCCTGGCGAATCCCTTCAAATACTGATAAATCGACGCCGTTCGGGTTGCCCTCAATCGCGCCAAACACCGGAGTCACCGCACCCAGCAGCACAAGTCCGTCAATTCTGGCCGTTCCGTAGTGACCGATATAACGTGTTACATCGCCACCACCCATTGAGAATCCCACCAGAGTAACACTCTGCAAATCCAGGTGATTAATCAGGTCATTAATATCGGAGGCAAAGGTATCGTAGTTATACCCTTCCCACGGCTGCTCTGAACGGCCAAATCCGCGGCGATCAAAGGCGATGACACGGTAGCCGTTTTCAGCCAGAAAATTAAGCTGGCTATCCCACATATCTGCATCGAGCGGCCAGCCGTGGCTGAACAGTACCGGTTTACCGGTTCCCCAGTCTTTAAAATAGATCTGCGTGCCGTCCTGAGTATTAAAAAATGACATAATAAGACCTCAAGTGTATGGAGATTCATTAATGCCCGTGTTCCGGGAGCGTGGCCGTGCAAACATCCGGAAACTCCGTTTCCTGTTAATATCCTGAAAATCTGTACTGAATTTGCGGATGCTAAGTTGCATACCTGAAAAGACACAGGATCTGCGAAAACTCAGCACCGCAAAAAATGGCTGTGGATTAAAAAGCAAAACAGCTACATCCCAGCGCTCCCCAGAAAGCATTTTCTTCAGAGACTGGTAACGCGGCCTGGCGGGCAAAATCATGTGCATGGCTGTGTACGCCACAGGGACCACTGCACTGATGGGCGCGTGCCTGCATTCCCGTGCGGGTTACCGCTGTTGGCGGGGCGCTCCGGTAGTGACCACCCACCGTAGCGACCGGTGACCATTCCGGCAGCACCGGGATTGGCGGGGGAGCCAAATCACTGAATGTCCCGGCGGCATAGACAATATTGCCATCCACCACGGTCAGCACCGATTCGATACCCTTAATTTCTTCTTCCGGAACGCTAAAGTAATCTTTGCTGAGCACCGCCAGGTCGGCCAGTTGCCCTGCGGCAATCTGCCCCTTTTTATCCTGTTCTGTCGAGAACCAGGCGCTTCCCCGTGTCCACAACATTAGCGCGGTATCACGGTCGAGGCGGGCATTGACGTCGTACATCTGCATACCACCGACAGTACGTCCGGAAACCAGCCAGTAAAGTGCGGTCCAGGGATTGTAACTGGCGACGCGCGTGGCATCCGTCCCCAGGCCAACCGGAACGCCGGTTTCCAGCATTTTCGCCACCGGAGGAGTATGGCGGGTGGCTTCCATCCCATAACGTTCTGCGAAATATTCGCCCTGAAAAGCCATCCGGTGCTGGACCGCAATCCCGCCGCCTAATGCCTTAATCCGGTCAATATTGCGCTGAGTGACAGTTTCTGCGTGGTCAAAGAACCAGTGCAGCCCGGCAAAAGGAATGTCTTTATCAACTTTTTCAAATACATCCAGCATCCGGCTGATGGACTCATCGTAGGTAGCATGTAACCGGAACGGCCAGCGGTGCTCAACCAGGTGACGAACCACCCGCTCCAGTTCATCTTCCATGCCCGGAGCAAGGTCCGGACGCGGTTCCAGAAAGTCTTCAAAATCGGCAGCAGAAAAGACCAGCATCTCACCGGCGCCATTGTGCCGAAAATAATCACTGCCCTGGCCCGGAGCGAGCATGTCGGTCCATTTTTCGAAGTCTTCCAGCTCATGGCCCGGGCGCTGGGTAAACAGGTTATAGGCAATTCGCACTGTCATCTGCTGTTGCTGATGCAGTTCATTAATCACCTGATAGTCTTCCGGGTAATTCTGGAAACCGCCACCGGCATCAATCGCACTGGTCAGTCCGAGCCGGTTCAGCTCACGCATAAACTGCCGGGTGGAGTTTATCTGTAAATCCAGCGGTAATTTCGGCCCTTTTGCCAGTGTCGCATACAGGATGCTGGCATTCGGTCGGGCAATCAGCATGCCGGTCGGATTTCCCTGGCTGTCACGCTGGATCTCACCGCCGGGTGGGTTTGGAGTATCTTTGGTGTAACCGACCACTTTGAGGGCCGCGCGGTTAAGTAACGCCCGGTCATACAGATGTAATACAAATACCGGGGTATCCGGAGCGGCCTGGTTAATCTCTTCCAGGGTAGGCATCCGGCGTTCGGCAAACTGAAACCCGGTCCAGCCACCAACAACCCGTACCCATTGTGGAGAAGGGGTGCGTAATGCCTGCTCTTTCAGCATCCGCAGGGCATCGGCTACCGAGGGAACACCTTCCCAGCGCAGCTCCAGATTATAATTCAGACCGCCACGGATCAGGTGCAGATGGGAGTCATTCAGGCCAGGAATAACGGTATGTCCCTGCAAATCGATAACCCTGGTAGACTCGTCGTGATATTGTATCACTTCTGCCTGAGTACCTGCTGCAAGGAACTTACCATCGCAGATTGCCACCGCATCGGCCAGCGGTTGCTGGCGATCGACGGTGTGAAATTTACCATTTGTCAGAATGATGTCAGCTTTGCCAGGGAAAACCATAAAACCTCCGGGATTAATAAATCAGGAACGATGGCATCAGGTAGGGCAAATAACAGACTCAGCGTGACCCGCCCTCAGGAACGAGGTGTGCACAGATAATCACTGGCAATACATGATGATTAAACGAGCTGGCCGTCAGGCTGAGTGGTGGTGTTTGAAAATACCTTCTGAAATTAACCTTGTTTGGCCGTTGCATGCAATCTCTCGTTAGCTGTAACAAGGTATTTTCCTCTAACCGCAGATCCAGGCGGAGGCCAGAACCGTGGAGATGGCGCCCTGCAGCAGAGCTCAACGTAACAAACACAGATGACAAACATGTGGCGGAATCCTGAATGGCAGGACGACTGGCAGGAATATATGCCGCTGTTCCGGATTAACGAAACAGCGGCATAGACGGTATCCGTTGAATAATTTTACCGGCAGCTGGCTGTATGAGTAGACATCATGAGCTCAGGCCACTTACCAGTATCTGACGTTTGTTAATCACCGAATAACCAATAAGCAGTGCTGCCACGGGAATGACTGCCAGCAGGGTGCTGATAAACAGGCTGCCTCCGGTGAGCGTGGTAAAGTTGGACAGTACCATAAGCAGCGATACAGCCAGTGCGACCACAGCCAGTGCCGGGATCCAAAAAGTTCTTAAGCGTTTTCCCTGAGACAGGGTGCTGTTTTTCTTAAAGAACATCACTACCGAGATGCTGGTCAGCAACATCAGTAATACGATTCCGACGGTAGAAATTCCGGCCATAAAACCAAAGACCTGAGTCAGTGGTTCCAGTTTACAAAGCGCGCAGACAATAATCAGCAACAGAGCTGTCAGCGACTGTACCAGAGACGAATTTGCCGGCGACTGATGTTCTCCGTGAACTGCGGATAAGAATTTAGGCATAAAACCCTGTCCGGCCAGAACATACTGGTAGCGGGCGAGTACATTATGGAAGCTCAGTACGCAGGCGAAAATGCTGCTGATCAGTAACACCTGAATGGTGTTGCTCAGCAGGGCACCATTATACTGGCGGGCGATATCCAGCAGCATATTGCCGTTACCACTCAGAGTATTGTTGGCCACGCTGACGGCATGGGAGTAGCCGCTGCCAACAATCATCGCCCAGGCCGAGAAGGTGTAAAAGACCCCAATAATAACGACTGCCAGATAGGTCGCACGGGGAATGGTTTTTTCCGGGTTCCTGGATTCGTCACGGAAAATCGCGGTGGATTCAAAGCCAATAAACCCGGTCAGAGCAAACAGCACGGCAATGCCCAGGCCGTGGCTAAATGCAGCCGTGGGTTCAAAAGAGACCAGGCTGATTCCCTCGGCGCCGCCTTTATGCAGAATCGAAAAATTCATGATCAGCACGACACCGATTTCCAGTACCAGCGCAATACCAAGGATTTTTGAGCTGAGCTCAATATGCCGGTAACCGAGAATAGCAACGGCAGCTATCGCCAGCAGAGAGTACATCCACCAGGGGTGAGCATGACCGCCATAATGCACTACCAGGTCGTTCACCGCCCAGCCCATATAACCATAGACCCCGGCCTGGATAGCCGTGTAGGTGACCAGTGCCAGATAAGCTGAACCCATTCCGGCACGTAACCCCAGCCCCTGAGTGACATAAGAATAGAAGGCTCCGGCCTGTTTAACATGCGGCGTCATTGCTACAAATCCCACAGCAAACACTAACAGGATAAGTGAAGCTATCAGAAAGCCGAAGGGAGCGCCGACACCATTGCCGGTACCGATAGCCAGTGGCACGTTACCGCCAATCACGGTAAGCGGGGCTGCGGCGGCAATCACCATAAATACGATACTGCCCACTCCCAGATTGCCACTGAGTCTGGCGGGGCGGGGGCTGGTTTTAGCCTGAGTCATAGTGAATTCCTTATATCTCTTTGAATTTTAAAAAATGTCGGTCCGTAAATCTTTCAGGTAAGGATTGTTGTGCTGAGCGCTGACGACCGTCGAAGGTTCTATCTGCGCGTAGAGCAACTGTTCTTCCGTTTCAGATGCCTGGCTAATCACGGAACCATCAGGGGCGGCGACCAGACTCAGTCCGACATATTCCAGATGTTGTTCACGACCGATCTGGTTGACATAGGCGACGTACAGCTGGTTTTCCCAGGCTCGGGTGGCAATCAGGTGCCGGTTAACAAAAGTGAAAGGTTTCATTTGTGCGGTAGCTACCGCGATAAGATGGGCGCCTGCTTTGGCTGCTGCCCTCACCGTCTCCGGGAATTCAACGTCGTAGCAAATCAGCATGGCAATATTCAGCCCTTTATAACGGGCGATGCAGACGGGCTGATCACCGGCAGTAAACTGCTGTTTATCCAGTTCGCCGAACAGGTGAGTTTTGCGGTAAACCGCCAGCAGTTCACCCTGATCGCTAATCAACCAGGACGCATTAAAGATATTGCCGTTTTCGGCCAGCGGCCCGGTGATGACCATTGCCATTTGTTGCTCCCGGGCCAGAGCCTGCAACGCGGTCAGCGGAAAACTGTCGGCCAGTGCCGGTAAAT
This region includes:
- a CDS encoding LysR family transcriptional regulator ArgP, yielding MKLNYSFLETFMEIIRCGTFEKASGKLHITPSAVSQRIRALEELMGQVLIIRGSPCKATRSGQELYRYAEKIELLENDFLLNQQEQHREKAVIAVNADSVDGWFLSVIETVHREHAIIIDVRVEDQDFSASLLQSGEVMAAVSADPTLLQGCKTEFLGTMRYKACASVEFYQHYFSHGVTAETLNQAPVMMFNHKDDLQNKFIRSFTSHEISPPLQFVPSTYAYLQAIVRGLGWGMLPEHLSAPLLADGSLVELAEGFPVDTPLYWHRWSLKLQLLEKLTRCVHTVAREELHQD
- a CDS encoding pirin family protein translates to MIEQRLSEKRGLGDHGWLYSRHTFSFANYWDPQQTGFSDLLVINDDQVAEGRGFGAHPHSNMEIISYVLEGALEHKDSMGTGSVIVPGDVQLMSAGTGVTHSEFNHSRQEGVHFLQIWVVPAEKGTAPGYQQVSVGEADKRGQFKLIISPDGAGESLKIKQDVRIYAGLFDGDEQQTVTLPEDRYAYIHVARGSITVNGVKFAAGDGARVRNETTLSFTGGEQAEVLLFDLRPVEVNHPTR
- a CDS encoding CGNR zinc finger domain-containing protein codes for the protein MTSECSVTDAPFLGDNLALDFINSEYMVDGQRQDSLTSEQSVVSWLERAGVLHNINQQLPEGLLAEAREFRDTARMIVHAAMNSIPVDLTVINRVLLTGQPVTKLEWDGDMQQFRTAVNQTSDSPSGLLWPVADALVSLVTSDKFRFVRQCEADDCILLFHDLSKSHRRRWCSMATCGNRMKVAAFRSRKKPV
- a CDS encoding alpha/beta fold hydrolase; the protein is MSVSDLNIVTAATCQLNNPSHGTSKENQVNYRYEQVNNVRIFYREAGNPKSPTILLLHGFAASSFMFRDLIPVLASRYHVIAPDLPAFGFTEAPSANEYSYTFSQLAETIGQFTEQLMLDSYALVVHDYGAPIGWRLAIAHPERVTAIVSQNGNAYEEGLGEGWAPIRKYWHAPTQQNRNDLHDFPTPASIQWQYFEGVTDTSSISPDGYTLEGLQILRPGIAEIQLDLLLDYATNVAMYPAFQQYFRDYHPPLLAVWGKNDPFFLPAGALAWKRDIPDADIRFFDTGHFAMETHSREIIPVIHEFLGKNIE
- a CDS encoding YbfB/YjiJ family MFS transporter, with protein sequence MLSQRNPSQGNSPGLQSGSLRTMLTGIITLITVMGIGRFSLTPQIPLMIHDGIITLTSAGLLAAMNYVGYLLGALHASRIRSQHTLYLKSGLVLTIAVTLLSGTTSSMALQCLFRFLSGIGGAWSLIIITSWTQLVLAGNRSPRMSAAVFTGPGIGITLTGLLAWIAGRWQFDSSDAWYLYGGIALVATLLIFGSLPRSLPVARNTASGERMGANLRLLLLTYSLAGFGYILPATFLSQMAHALFQHGALAAFFWPLFGLSAVVGVILVILFAGVSDTRISLALAMVLQGVGVAASVVITGTSGLLISTILTGLGFLSIMQLSMRLAREISSGSVSKNVGTLTAGYATGQLPGPLVSSASVMAFGSLEPALLLAATGLVAGGAVVYFLIKAPT
- a CDS encoding helix-turn-helix transcriptional regulator; this encodes MSRNDDVKDFLTRRRAAIDPAEYGFPVGQRRVPGLRREEVAQLAAVSVSWYTWLEQGRDISISQPALLRIARVLRLTPAEQDYLQAIVPGSTPSAANTTEVPTAIAIMVDALSPHPAFVRLANMDIVYWNQASLEIIFDWSAIDSQDRNSLKLMFINPEYKTIIYDWQDAARRTISAFRANYAEAEDKQSFAQIVTDLQNRSQEFKEMWEQHEVSIIGSGHKTIVGKDHRIKKYNFTSLRVEDTPGMNVIFYHEADLQH
- a CDS encoding alpha/beta fold hydrolase, with the translated sequence MSFFNTQDGTQIYFKDWGTGKPVLFSHGWPLDADMWDSQLNFLAENGYRVIAFDRRGFGRSEQPWEGYNYDTFASDINDLINHLDLQSVTLVGFSMGGGDVTRYIGHYGTARIDGLVLLGAVTPVFGAIEGNPNGVDLSVFEGIRQGLLNDRAQFISDFATPFYGTNAGQNVSDGVLTQTLNIALLASLKGTVDCVTAFSETDFRSDVAKIDVPTLVIHGSNDQVVPFEATGKVAAETISNATLKVYENGPHGFAVTHAKQLNHDLLDFLKTL
- a CDS encoding YdgH/BhsA/McbA-like domain containing protein, whose product is MKTIKNIAAIALLSVISAGAFAQTVTATASTLDGAEAKIAAQAKAAGSSYSITEAHYGNQVHMTAELSK
- a CDS encoding YdgH/BhsA/McbA-like domain containing protein, which codes for MNTIKKIAAVALLSVISAGAFAQTVTATASTLDGAEAKIAAQAKAAGASYNIIEAHDGNQVHMTAELSK